One Bombilactobacillus folatiphilus genomic window, AGTCAAAGATGTTCCCGCCTTGACCCTCCAAATTCTGTGCTTGGTGATTTTCTTAGCCTTTTTGTGGTTAGCTTCAAGAGGCGTGACAACCATCAGCAATTTCAGTAGCATTGCGGGAATTGCTGCGTTCACAATGTCTATGCTGTTTATTATTTTGGGGATTGCTGCTCCTTTCATGACGCATTTGACGATTCAAACGGCACACATGAACGAACTTAAAACTTACATTCCCAAGTTCGATCTGAACTACTTTACTACCATTTCTATGCTCGTCTTCGCGGTTGGTGGTTCTGAAAAAATTGCACCTTATGTCAACAAAACACACAATTCAGGTAAAGAATTCCCGCTTGGCATGATTTGTTTAGCTGTGATGGTCACCATTTCGGCCATCTTAGGTTCCTTTGCCTTAGGCCTAATCTTTAACGCCCACAAAATTCCCAGTGATTTGATGGCTAACGGCGCATACTATGCTTTCCAAATTCTGGGCAAATATTTTCACGTGGGCAATCTCTTTGTCTGGATGTACGCCATCACTAACGTTTTGGGATCCGCAGCCGCCATGGCAATTTCGATTGATGCGCCTTTACGAACACTGTTGGCAGAAGGCAGTTCGCAATATATTCCACGCAAATTACTACATCAAAACAAGCGCCACGTGTTTAGTAACGGTTATATTATGACTGGCGTATTAGTCTCTTTACTCATTATTATCCCTGCTTTGGGCATTAAAGGTATGAATGATTTATATAACTGGCTGCTTAATTTGAATTCGGTCGTCACGCCGATGCGTTACCTCTGGGTCTTCGTAGCGTTTATGGCTTTGAGTCGCAAGTTTAAGCAGTACCAAGCAGAGTATACTTTTGTGCAAAATAAGCAACTGGGCTTCACCCTTGGTTTATGGTGCTTCTTATTCACGGCGTTTGCTTGCTTGCTGGGCATGATTCCCAAAATTAATTATGCAAGTGATCCGCATAATTGGTGGTTCCAGTTAAGCCTGAATATCATTACACCATTAGTTTTATTGTTCTTAGGGTTGATTTTACCGCTGATTGCCCGCCATCAAGATCAAAGTATTAATGAATAAAAATTAAAAGAGTCGGCAAATTTAATTGTCGGCTCTTTATTTATAACGAATTGCTATATGTCCATGTCATCGTGCCACTATAATTACCCAGCGGTTTATCGTTAGAATTCAAGCGAAAATGCTTGTTCGAAACACAGCTTTTTATTCTAGAAATAGCTTAAAAATATTTTTTCAAAAAAATAAAAAAAATAATGCCACTTTAGCTCGACATTAGTTCTGATTTCGACTCTTTTGCTCCATTGCTAATAATTTTTGCTTGCGCCATAACCCGCCCGCATATCCCGTTAACCGACCGTCACTGCCAATCACACGGTGACAAGGAATCAAGATCAAAATCGGATTCTTGCTCAACGCGCCACCTAACGACCGGGGCGAACCACTCGGCAAACGTTGTGCTTGCAATTGTGTTTGAAGCTGGCGATAAGTCCACGTTTGACCCACGGGAATTTGTTGTGTGATGTGCCAAACATCTTGTTGGTAAGTTGTTCCGCTAGGTGTCATCAAGATATTCGTCAAGTCTGGCTGTGAACCTGCAAAATAAGCCTGCAACCAAGCTTGAACTTGTACCATGATAGGATTTTGGGTCCAAGAACTCAGTTGTGTTGCTTGGGCGCTCTGTGTTTTGGGCAACGGCATGTCACTAAACCAGAGTTCTTGCACACAAGTCTGATTAACCACCACCGTCATCTCGCCTAACGGTGTGTTGATTTGCGCTCGTTGTAACATCATCCTGCCTCCTCTAAAAGCTACTTAACGACAATCACCGGGTCCGCGACCTTACCGCCATAACTGCGAATTTGATTAATTAAGTCCGTCAATTTTTGTTTTTGTGTCTCTTTATCCGCATCATCATTTTGATACGCACTTTTCACCCGACTGAGCTGCCTTTGATATTGCGGCATTAATTTATCAACCATTTGTTTGCGTTGAGCACTGCGTTGTTGCTGAATCTTATTTTTTTGTTTTTCAAATTTAGCTACGCGTTGATTTTCTTTTTGCGCTTCCAATTGTGCCTGCGTGACATTCAAATCGCGCTGTAATTGCATAATTTGCTGATTAAACTGCGATTTAGCCGACATTCGTTTGACATTTTCATTTTTGTACCGAATTTTCTGTAAAGCACTTAACTTCTTTTCATGCTGACTAAGCTTATCAAACGGCATGGCCTGATATTTGTCCAAAGTCTGCTGGACTTTGTGTTCGCGACTTTGTTCCTGCTTCTTGGTTAAATGATAGATTAAGCGGTAATCCAAATCATCAAGCCGATTTTTATTCGCATTAATCTCCGCGCTGTTAAACGCCAAGTAATTATCCTCAATGACCTGCGCAATACTTTTTTGTGGTACATTTTGCCGAACATAGAGATTGTCGCCTTCGCGCTTGACTGTCTTAGGCATCTTAAAATCTTTTTTCGGTTCTTTGAGATAATCGACCAAATGTTCGCCTTCCGCTTTAAACGTTTGAATGGATAATTGTTCTTGGGCATCACTTAATGGTGTCTGATGATCATAGCCCGTCCAGTTCGCAATGGTGAAGTATGGCGTCATCCCGACAAAATAACTGTCCATATTCCGATCGGTTGTTCCCGTTTTCCCTGCAACATAAGGATAATTACTCAAGGCCGCCTTTTTACCCAAACCATTATTGACAACACTTTGCATCGTATTCAACATCAAATAGCTCGCATTCGCCGCATACACATTGACCGGCGTATGCGGATTTTGATACAAAACCTGACTCTTTTCAGTGTCATAAATCTTTTGAACATTGCTAGGGGCAATAAAATTACCTTGGCGCGCAAATGAACTATACGCCGACGCCATTTCAGTGGTAGTCACCCCCTTGGTGAATCCACCGACCGCCAAAATAGCATTCTTATCTTCCGGGTACAAGCCCTGAAACTGCATTTTGCCTAAATCTTGATAAAAACTTTGTTGCTTGTCTTCCAACGCTAATTTGAACGCCACCGTGTTAATCGAATCCGCCAACGCATTGCGTAACGTCACCGGACCGCGATATCCCGAATACCAGTTGCTGACACTACCGACCGGACCATCAACTACTTTGGACTGCGGTAAATAACCGCGTTCAAACGCTGGCGCATAAGCAATCAACGGCTTTGCGGTCGAACCGGGTTGCCGATAAGCATCTGTCGCCCGATTTAATTGATCATTTTCGGTTGTCCGCCCGCCAATAATCGCTAACACATTGCCCGTGCGATTATCGACAATCGTACTGGAAACTTGGGGCTCCAACTTACCATCTTGATCACGACTTTGGTAAGGCGCATATTGTTGTTGAACAATTTGTAACAACTGTTGCTGCAGTTGCTGATCAATCGTCGTTTGCACAATATAACCGCCATTGAGTAATTGACCGTAATACTTGTCATACATTTGTGAATAGTGATTTTTATAATTATTTTTATCCTGATCATTCTTAAATAAATATTTCATCTCAAAACCATGCGCCATCATTAACTGCTGTACTGTGGAATGCACTGCATAATTGAGCGCATAATCTTGAGAAATATTGTTATCATATTGAAAATTGTGGATTTTCAAACTAATTTTAGCATCGGCATAATGATTAAAAGTCTTTTTGGAAATCATTTTTTGCTGATACCAACTATACAACACCGTATTGCGGCGATTTTGAGCCGCTTTAGGATGCACAATCGGATCATACAAAACCTGATTATTCGGAATTCCCACGAGTAACG contains:
- a CDS encoding methylated-DNA--[protein]-cysteine S-methyltransferase; translated protein: MMLQRAQINTPLGEMTVVVNQTCVQELWFSDMPLPKTQSAQATQLSSWTQNPIMVQVQAWLQAYFAGSQPDLTNILMTPSGTTYQQDVWHITQQIPVGQTWTYRQLQTQLQAQRLPSGSPRSLGGALSKNPILILIPCHRVIGSDGRLTGYAGGLWRKQKLLAMEQKSRNQN
- a CDS encoding APC family permease is translated as MAQKKQIRWYNIAFIAFTSVWGLNNVFNNFANQGLVVITSWVLIMALYFIPYTLMVGQLGSTFAHEGGGVSSWIRELTGPKVAYLASWTYWVVHIPYLAQKPQMIIVGFSWLFQGNGNLVKDVPALTLQILCLVIFLAFLWLASRGVTTISNFSSIAGIAAFTMSMLFIILGIAAPFMTHLTIQTAHMNELKTYIPKFDLNYFTTISMLVFAVGGSEKIAPYVNKTHNSGKEFPLGMICLAVMVTISAILGSFALGLIFNAHKIPSDLMANGAYYAFQILGKYFHVGNLFVWMYAITNVLGSAAAMAISIDAPLRTLLAEGSSQYIPRKLLHQNKRHVFSNGYIMTGVLVSLLIIIPALGIKGMNDLYNWLLNLNSVVTPMRYLWVFVAFMALSRKFKQYQAEYTFVQNKQLGFTLGLWCFLFTAFACLLGMIPKINYASDPHNWWFQLSLNIITPLVLLFLGLILPLIARHQDQSINE
- a CDS encoding transglycosylase domain-containing protein; protein product: MSIKRKKQHRWARRWQHIQAHPVKSVLKYVCLILIIIGLVVGGHVGRQYWQELQKDVSAGYLISREISVKNFYPKQPTVIEDRNHHVMKKLTHSQSTYVSHAKLNPRLTKGVVAIEDRRFYEHHGVDLTGVLRGVKSLLLHRQVQGGSTLTQQLVKNVILKDQTQSLDRKVKEMVIAQQLGKKFTKKQILEFYLNDVYLGHGCYGIGSAAQYYFSKNQADLNWGEAALLVGIPNNQVLYDPIVHPKAAQNRRNTVLYSWYQQKMISKKTFNHYADAKISLKIHNFQYDNNISQDYALNYAVHSTVQQLMMAHGFEMKYLFKNDQDKNNYKNHYSQMYDKYYGQLLNGGYIVQTTIDQQLQQQLLQIVQQQYAPYQSRDQDGKLEPQVSSTIVDNRTGNVLAIIGGRTTENDQLNRATDAYRQPGSTAKPLIAYAPAFERGYLPQSKVVDGPVGSVSNWYSGYRGPVTLRNALADSINTVAFKLALEDKQQSFYQDLGKMQFQGLYPEDKNAILAVGGFTKGVTTTEMASAYSSFARQGNFIAPSNVQKIYDTEKSQVLYQNPHTPVNVYAANASYLMLNTMQSVVNNGLGKKAALSNYPYVAGKTGTTDRNMDSYFVGMTPYFTIANWTGYDHQTPLSDAQEQLSIQTFKAEGEHLVDYLKEPKKDFKMPKTVKREGDNLYVRQNVPQKSIAQVIEDNYLAFNSAEINANKNRLDDLDYRLIYHLTKKQEQSREHKVQQTLDKYQAMPFDKLSQHEKKLSALQKIRYKNENVKRMSAKSQFNQQIMQLQRDLNVTQAQLEAQKENQRVAKFEKQKNKIQQQRSAQRKQMVDKLMPQYQRQLSRVKSAYQNDDADKETQKQKLTDLINQIRSYGGKVADPVIVVK